The following are encoded together in the Salvia hispanica cultivar TCC Black 2014 chromosome 6, UniMelb_Shisp_WGS_1.0, whole genome shotgun sequence genome:
- the LOC125195587 gene encoding zinc finger CCCH domain-containing protein 18-like, translating to MDLFDSTKAVYQKIEKIEPQNVSKIIGHLLLKDQPELEMIRLAFCPDQALQILVEKVKLELDLSPKPTISNLPTTMFTLFTPPLPQNGLGIPQFGPSNFDTPYYYQMLDFRPLDVPDMQVCNSFRQGYCKYGGSCRFLHVFQMQNGDCMVLNPPPSDEVMSSASLKQLEIELVELLRCTRGIPVSVSSLPILYFDRYRKVLRVEGYQMEIHRLLARMTTTSIRLTNKPHRRQSIILEEDMHRYVRFRAENGHQLQVYLTFPPESTFSEQDVLNYFNNFGPVQKVRIPSQVQRMFGFVAFVYPETAALVLTKTNPHYICGSQVLVKPFRENEDKVHDIKTFLTQNNPSKILQLDSEIYWENVRLKITVELDARSDIL from the exons ATGGACTTGTTCGATTCTACAAAGGCTGTTTATCAGAAAATCGAGAAGATAGAGCCCCAAAACGTCTCAAAAATCATCGGCCATCTCCTACTAAAAGACCAACCCGAGCTTGAAATGATACGCCTTGCCTTCTGTCCAGACCAAGCCCTCCAAATCTTGGTCGAAAAAGTCAAGCTAGAGCTTGATTTATCCCCAAAGCCAACCATCTCAAACCTCCCTACAACAATGTTCACACTTTTTACACCTCCTTTACCTCAAAATGGCCTTGGGATTCCTCAGTTTGGGCCGTCTAACTTTGACACCCCATATTATTATCAAATGCTCGATTTTAGGCCTCTAGACGTGCCTGATATGCAGGTCTGCAATAGCTTTAGGCAGGGTTATTGTAAGTATGGTGGTAGCTGCAGATTCTTGCATGTTTTTCAAATGCAAAATGGTGATTGTATGGTGCTTAACCCTCCACCATCGGATGAGGTGATGTCGAGTGCTTCCCTTAAGCAGCTCGAGATTGAACTGGTCGAGCTTTTGAGATGCACACGGGGCATCCCCGTCTCAGTCTCTTCCTTGCCTATCCTATACTTTGACAGGTACAGGAAGGTGCTTCGGGTTGAGGGCTATCAAATGGAGATTCACAGACTTCTTGCTCGAATGACTACAACCTCCATTCGTTTAACTAACAA GCCACACAGGAGGCAGTCGATAATCTTAGAAGAAGACATGCACAGATACGTGAGATTTAGAGCTGAAAACGGGCACCAACTGCAAGTTTACCTAACTTTCCCACCAGAGAGCACTTTTAGTGAGCAAGATGTGCTTAACTATTTcaa CAATTTTGGACCTGTTCAAAAAGTTAGGATTCCTAGTCAAGTGCAGAGGATGTTCGGATTTGTGGCCTTCGTTTATCCTGAAACGGCCGCTCTAGTTCTCACGAAAACCAACCCTCACTACATCTGTGGATCACAAGTGCTGGTGAAGCCTTTTAG AGAAAATGAGGATAAAGTCCATGATATCAAGACTTTCTTGACGCAGAATAATCCAAGCAAGATTTTGCAACTT GACTCGGAGATCTATTGGGAAAACGTCAGACTGAAGATCACGGTCGAGCTTGATGCTAGGAGTGATATTTTATAA
- the LOC125196129 gene encoding probable WRKY transcription factor 20 isoform X2, translating into MGAVSSKGIESETGELEMSPSTNLPLATSNSSKEAAFPVTSEKIMIDMLHTKSHPHVKQENDSCIVPSQLSQTQSSDTISYTSFSDKASPVTKQKRREVHQRQTSGVTRDIPEPQIERIQLGKSENGKDSVSQFIGVFSRFPKDEPADLHLSQKPRIGIKTSSICDGERTTEKREMVSGNSLSIQSVNEEPASQSNKQMLTQSSQPVKVLEKLQPRRNPDAGGCSSPHDQLACSSGHSGKLSAVPKEEHQTDNSQPRQSIHDRNHALLSKEKTGTNTEVESVQGSSLSMGVPVPEPGQESYAYPMKFEKMEKLQPRRNLDSVVQGSHADVESTPSKAQDKGLDDGYNWRKYGQKLVKGNKFVRSYYKCTYLNCQAKKQVEKSHDGCTLDINYLGNHHHQKPQQSLQLTTTLQVKTPEMPITFTSKANVESIIKHVSSDQHMPEPSPQSAVVRSADGLSGAVSCSHKDTKDLDDCPDPKRLKRGTSSADDDVVIRSSSDSKHVVQTLSEVDLVNDGYRWRKYGQKFVKGNPNPRSYYRCSNSGCPVKKHVERASHDEKLVITTYEGKHVHDIPTSRTVSQGLARGGDASMMSPNMQTEEAIVTAGFGILSSTLKVLVTSVKIAINVIKFSNLFCFIIVDRLF; encoded by the exons ATGGGTGCAGTTTCTTCAAAAGGAATTGAATCAGAAACAG GTGAGCTGGAGATGAGTCCTAGCACAAACTTACCATTGGCAACATCAAATTCTAGTAAAGAGGCTGCATTCCCTGTGACCTCTGAGAAGATAATGATTGACATGCTGCATACAAAAAGCCATCCTCATGTCAAGCAAGAGAATGACTCCTGTATAGTGCCAAGTCAGTTATCGCAGACACAAAGTTCCGATACGATAAGCTATACATCATTTTCTGATAAGGCCTCCCCAGTAACCAAACAAAAACGGCGTGAGGTCCATCAGAGACAAACCTCTGGCGTCACACGTGATATTCCAGAACCCCAAATAGAGAGGATTCAGCTGGGTAAGAGTGAAAATGGGAAGGATTCAGTCTCTCAATTTATTGGAGTTTTCTCTAGATTTCCAAAGGATGAACCTGCTGATTTGCACTTGAGTCAGAAACCTCGTATTGGAATAAAAACATCTTCAATATGTGATGGAGAAAGAACTACTGAAAAGAGGGAGATGGTATCTGGTAACTCACTCTCCATACAAAGTGTCAACGAGGAGCCTGCATCGCAGTCCAACAAGCAGATGCTGACTCAGTCCTCTCAACCTGTAAAAGTTTTGGAGAAATTGCAGCCCAGGAGGAACCCAGACGCTGGGGGTTGTAGTTCTCCACATGATCAATTAGCTTGCAGTTCGGGTCACTCTGGAAAACTTTCTGCTGTACCAAAAGAAGAACATCAAACTGACAATTCGCAGCCTAGACAGAGCATACATGATAGAAATCATGCATTACTGAGCAAGGAAAAAACAGGTACTAATACAGAAGTCGAGTCAGTTCAAGGGTCAAGTTTGAGCATGGGAGTGCCTGTACCTGAACCTGGTCAAGAGAGCTATGCATATCCTATGAAGTTtgagaaaatggagaaattgCAGCCGAGGAGAAACCTTGACTCTGTAGTTCAGGGATCACATGCTGATGTTGAAAGCACTCCCTCTAAAGCACAAGACAAAGGATTAGATGATGGCTACAACTGGAGGAAGTATGGACAGAAGCTTGTAAAAGGAAACAAATTTGTTCGAAGCTATTACAAATGTACTTACCTCAATTGCCAGGCTAAAAAACAAGTAGAGAAATCACATGATGGGTGTACATTAGACATCAATTATCTTGGGAACCATCATCATCAGAAACCACAGCAGAGTCTCCAGCTGACTACTACTCTTCAAGTAAAAACGCCTGAGATGCCCATTACGTTTACATCAAAAG CCAATGTTGAGTCGATCATCAAGCATGTCAGTTCAGATCAACATATGCCAGAACCCTCACCTCAATCAGCTGTTGTTAGAAGTGCTGATGGTTTGTCAGGAGCAGTTTCCTGTTCACATAAGGATACTAAGGATCTAGATGATTGCCCTGATCCCAAACGGCT GAAAAGAGGCACAAGTTCTGCAGATGATGATGTGGTGATTAGATCTAGTTCTGATTCAAAACATGTTGTTCAAACTTTGAGTGAGGTTGATTTGGTTAATGATGGATATCGGTGGCGTAAATATGGGCAGAAGTTTGTAAAAGGCAATCCAAACCCAAG GAGTTACTACAGGTGTTCAAACTCTGGTTGCCCAGTAAAGAAAcacgtcgaaagagcttcacATGATGAAAAGTTAGTCATTACAACGTATGAAGGAAAACACGTCCATGACATTCCCACTTCCAGGACTGTTAGCCAAGGCCTAGCCAGAGGTGGTGATGCTAGTATGATGAGCCCAAATA TGCAAACTGAGGAAGCAATCGTGACTGCAGGCTTTGGCATCCTCTCCTCGACTCTAAAGGTGCTTGTTACTTCAGTCAAAATTGCTATCAACGTGATTAAATTCAGCAACTTATTTTGCTTTATCATTGTAGACAGACTTTTCTAA
- the LOC125196129 gene encoding WRKY transcription factor 1-like isoform X1, with amino-acid sequence MGAVSSKGIESETVYLSGELEMSPSTNLPLATSNSSKEAAFPVTSEKIMIDMLHTKSHPHVKQENDSCIVPSQLSQTQSSDTISYTSFSDKASPVTKQKRREVHQRQTSGVTRDIPEPQIERIQLGKSENGKDSVSQFIGVFSRFPKDEPADLHLSQKPRIGIKTSSICDGERTTEKREMVSGNSLSIQSVNEEPASQSNKQMLTQSSQPVKVLEKLQPRRNPDAGGCSSPHDQLACSSGHSGKLSAVPKEEHQTDNSQPRQSIHDRNHALLSKEKTGTNTEVESVQGSSLSMGVPVPEPGQESYAYPMKFEKMEKLQPRRNLDSVVQGSHADVESTPSKAQDKGLDDGYNWRKYGQKLVKGNKFVRSYYKCTYLNCQAKKQVEKSHDGCTLDINYLGNHHHQKPQQSLQLTTTLQVKTPEMPITFTSKANVESIIKHVSSDQHMPEPSPQSAVVRSADGLSGAVSCSHKDTKDLDDCPDPKRLKRGTSSADDDVVIRSSSDSKHVVQTLSEVDLVNDGYRWRKYGQKFVKGNPNPRSYYRCSNSGCPVKKHVERASHDEKLVITTYEGKHVHDIPTSRTVSQGLARGGDASMMSPNSESSSKPEDKNPVSLEMVVRVSAN; translated from the exons ATGGGTGCAGTTTCTTCAAAAGGAATTGAATCAGAAACAG TATATTTGTCAGGTGAGCTGGAGATGAGTCCTAGCACAAACTTACCATTGGCAACATCAAATTCTAGTAAAGAGGCTGCATTCCCTGTGACCTCTGAGAAGATAATGATTGACATGCTGCATACAAAAAGCCATCCTCATGTCAAGCAAGAGAATGACTCCTGTATAGTGCCAAGTCAGTTATCGCAGACACAAAGTTCCGATACGATAAGCTATACATCATTTTCTGATAAGGCCTCCCCAGTAACCAAACAAAAACGGCGTGAGGTCCATCAGAGACAAACCTCTGGCGTCACACGTGATATTCCAGAACCCCAAATAGAGAGGATTCAGCTGGGTAAGAGTGAAAATGGGAAGGATTCAGTCTCTCAATTTATTGGAGTTTTCTCTAGATTTCCAAAGGATGAACCTGCTGATTTGCACTTGAGTCAGAAACCTCGTATTGGAATAAAAACATCTTCAATATGTGATGGAGAAAGAACTACTGAAAAGAGGGAGATGGTATCTGGTAACTCACTCTCCATACAAAGTGTCAACGAGGAGCCTGCATCGCAGTCCAACAAGCAGATGCTGACTCAGTCCTCTCAACCTGTAAAAGTTTTGGAGAAATTGCAGCCCAGGAGGAACCCAGACGCTGGGGGTTGTAGTTCTCCACATGATCAATTAGCTTGCAGTTCGGGTCACTCTGGAAAACTTTCTGCTGTACCAAAAGAAGAACATCAAACTGACAATTCGCAGCCTAGACAGAGCATACATGATAGAAATCATGCATTACTGAGCAAGGAAAAAACAGGTACTAATACAGAAGTCGAGTCAGTTCAAGGGTCAAGTTTGAGCATGGGAGTGCCTGTACCTGAACCTGGTCAAGAGAGCTATGCATATCCTATGAAGTTtgagaaaatggagaaattgCAGCCGAGGAGAAACCTTGACTCTGTAGTTCAGGGATCACATGCTGATGTTGAAAGCACTCCCTCTAAAGCACAAGACAAAGGATTAGATGATGGCTACAACTGGAGGAAGTATGGACAGAAGCTTGTAAAAGGAAACAAATTTGTTCGAAGCTATTACAAATGTACTTACCTCAATTGCCAGGCTAAAAAACAAGTAGAGAAATCACATGATGGGTGTACATTAGACATCAATTATCTTGGGAACCATCATCATCAGAAACCACAGCAGAGTCTCCAGCTGACTACTACTCTTCAAGTAAAAACGCCTGAGATGCCCATTACGTTTACATCAAAAG CCAATGTTGAGTCGATCATCAAGCATGTCAGTTCAGATCAACATATGCCAGAACCCTCACCTCAATCAGCTGTTGTTAGAAGTGCTGATGGTTTGTCAGGAGCAGTTTCCTGTTCACATAAGGATACTAAGGATCTAGATGATTGCCCTGATCCCAAACGGCT GAAAAGAGGCACAAGTTCTGCAGATGATGATGTGGTGATTAGATCTAGTTCTGATTCAAAACATGTTGTTCAAACTTTGAGTGAGGTTGATTTGGTTAATGATGGATATCGGTGGCGTAAATATGGGCAGAAGTTTGTAAAAGGCAATCCAAACCCAAG GAGTTACTACAGGTGTTCAAACTCTGGTTGCCCAGTAAAGAAAcacgtcgaaagagcttcacATGATGAAAAGTTAGTCATTACAACGTATGAAGGAAAACACGTCCATGACATTCCCACTTCCAGGACTGTTAGCCAAGGCCTAGCCAGAGGTGGTGATGCTAGTATGATGAGCCCAAATAGTGAGTCTAGTTCCAAACCCGAAGACAAGAACCCTGTTTCGCTCGAAATGGTTGTTCGTGTCAGTGCAAACTGA